In one Meles meles chromosome 17, mMelMel3.1 paternal haplotype, whole genome shotgun sequence genomic region, the following are encoded:
- the CENPL gene encoding centromere protein L: protein MDSYDTPGSTPRHSASSRLKDYFIGATPLQKRLESVRKQTSFIPTPPRRKIPQCSQLQEDNDPQKVAFLLHKQWTLYSLTPLYKFSYTNLKEYSRLLSAFIAAEKQKGLAVEVGEDFNIKVTFSTLLGMKGTQRDPEAFLVQILSKSQLASENREHKVLWTGWFCCIFGDSLLETVSEDFTCVPLFLANGAETNTAIVGTWFQKTFDCYFSPLAINAFNLSWMAAMWTACKMDQYLAATEFLWSVPCSPQSLDISYAIHPEDAKALWDSVHKTPGEVTQEEVDLFMDCLYSHFHRHFKIHLSATRLVRVSTSVASAHTDGKIKILCHKYLIGVLAYLTELAIFQID from the exons ATGGATTCTTATGATACACCAGGATCGACTCCTAGGCATAGTGCATCCTCAAGGCTTAAAGATTACTTTATAGGTGCCACCCCTTTGCAGAAACGATTAGAATCAGTCAGGAAGCAGACTTCATTTATTCCAACGCCACCTCGAAGGAAAATTCCTCAGTGTTCACAATTACAG gaaGATAATGATCCTCAAAAAGTTGCATTCCTTCTGCATAAACAATGGACTTTATATAGTTTAACTCCCCTGTATAAATTCTCCTATACTAATCTCAAAGAGTATTCTAGACTTCTGAGTGCATTTATTGCTGCTGAGAAGCAAAAAGGACTTGCTGTGGAAGTGGGAGAAGACTTCAACATCAAAGTGACTTTCTCCACTCTCCTAGGAATGAAAGGAACACAAAGAGACCCTGAAGCCTTTCTCGTCCAG attcTGTCAAAATCTCAATTGGCATCTGAGAACAGAGAACATAAAGTGTTGTGGACTGGTTGGTTCTGCTGTATATTTGGAGACAGTCTTCTGGAGACTGTTTCAGAAGATTTCACCTGTGTACCCTTATTCCTTGCAAATGGAGCAGAGACAAATACAGCCATAGTAGGAACGTGGTTTCAGAAAACTTTCGATTGTTATTTTAGTCCCTTAGCAATCAATGCTTTTAATCTTTCCTGGATGGCTGCTATGTGGACTGCATGCAAAATGGACCAGTATTTGGCTGCTACTGAATTTCTTTGGTCTGTACCCTGTAGCCCTCAAAGTCTGGACATTTCTTATGCCATACATCCAGAGGATGCAAAAGCTTTGTGGGACAGTGTCCACAAAACCCCTGGGGAAGTTACTCAGGAAGAAGTTGACTTATTTATGGACTGTCTTTATTCACATTTCCATAGGcatttcaaaattcatttatcAGCCACAAGATTGGTCCGTGTTTCTACATCTGTAGCTTCAGCACATACTGATGGAAAAATAAAG
- the DARS2 gene encoding aspartate--tRNA ligase, mitochondrial isoform X3 — protein sequence MFSCWLSRLYRGFSTPTGRISHLIRSSLSRTLVLTSRRRIPEFSSFVARTNTCGELRSSHVGQEVTLCGWIQYRRQNIFLVLRDFRGLVQVVIPQEESAASVRKILCEAPVESVVQVSGTVISRPPGQENPKMPTGEIEIKVKTAELLNSCKKLPFEIKDFVKKTEALRLQYRYLDLRSFQMQYYLRLRSQMVMKMREYLCNLHGFVDIETPTLFKRTPGGAKEFVIPSREPGKFYCLPQSPQQFKQLLMVGGLDRYFQVARCYRDEGSRPDRQPEFTQIDIEMSFVDQTGIRSLIEGLLQYSWPSDKDPVVVPFPSLTFAEALASYGTDKPDTRFGMKIIDISDLFRNTEVGFLQDALSKPQGAVKAIRVSEGTKYLKRKDIDSIRKFAADHFNQEVLPVFPEASRNWNSPVAQSILEEQRSGLIRLMEIREDDVVLLTAGEHKKACSALGKLRLECADLLEARGLVLRDPALCSFLWVVDFPLFLPKEENPGELESAHHPFTAPHPGDLQLLYTEPEKVRSQHYDLVLNGSEIGGGSIRIHDAELQRYVLATLLKG from the exons ATGTTCTCCTGTTGGTTAAGTCGGCTATACAGGGGTTTTTCCACACCCACCGGAAGGATCAGCCACCTGATCCGGAGTTCTCTCTCCAGAACGCTGGTGCTCACTTCACGGAGGAGAATTCCAG aattcaGTAGCTTTGTTGCTCGGACTAACACGTGTGGAGAGTTGCGTTCTTCTCACGTAGGCCAAGAAGTCACTTTGTGTGGATGGATTCAGTACCGAAG GCAAAACATCTTCCTGGTCCTAAGAGATTTCCGTGGGCTTGTTCAAGTTGTCATTCCCCAGGAGGAG TCAGCTGCTTCTGTGAGGAAGATTCTCTGTGAAGCCCCCGTGGAATCTGTGGTGCAAGTATCTGGGACAGTAATTTCCCGACCTCCAGGACAAGAGAATCCA aaaatGCCAACAGGTGAGATCGAAATCAAAGTTAAAACGGCTGAACTTCTGAATTCCTGCAAGAAGCTGCCCTTTGAAATTAAGGACTTTGTGAAG aaAACAGAGGCTCTTCGTTTGCAGTATCGCTACTTAGACTTGCGAAGTTTCCAAATGCAGTATTACCTGCGACTGAGATCCCAGATGGTCATGAAAATGCGGGAGTATCTCTGTAATCTACACG GATTTGTGGATATAGAAACACCAACATTATTTAAGAGGACTCCCGGG GGTGCAAAAGAGTTTGTAATACCATCGAGGGAACCTGGAAAGTTTTATTGTCTCCCTCAGAGTCCTCAACAGTTTAAACAGCTTCTGATGGTTGGTGGTTTAGACAG ATATTTTCAGGTTGCCCGATGTTACCGAGATGAAGGTTCGAGACCTGACCGACAGCCTGAGTTTACTCAG ATTGACATAGAGATGTCTTTTGTAGACCAGACTGGAATCCGGAGTTTAATTGAGGGCCTGCTCCAGTATTCCTGGCCCAGTGACAAAGATCCTGTGGtggttccttttccttctctgacttTTGCTGAGGCATTGGCCAGCTATGGAACCGATAAACCTGACACTCGCTTTGGGATGAAG ATCATAGATATTAGTGATTTGTTCAGAAATACAGAGGTTGGATTTCTTCAAGATGCACTTAGTAAACCCCAAGGAGCCGTCAAAGCCATACGTGTCTCTGAAGGAACA AAAtacttaaaaaggaaggacattgACTCCATTAGAAAATTTGCAGCTGACCATTTTAATCAG GAAGTCTTACCTGTATTCCCAGAAGCCAGTAGAAACTGGAATTCTCCAGTTGCTCAGTCCATACTGGAGGAGCAAAGATCGGGACTAATCAGACTAATGGAAATCCGAGAGGATGATGTGGTCCTGCTGACTGCCGGGGAGCACAAGAAAGCA TGCTCTGCACTGGGAAAATTACGACTGGAATGTGCTGATCTTCTAGAAGCGAGAGGATTGGTGCTGCGTGACCCAGCTCTGTGCTCTTTCCTTTGGGTTGTGGATTTCCCACTCTTCCTTCCCAAGGAGGAAAATCCTGGAGAGTTGGAGTCAGCCCACCACCCATTCACTGCTCCCCACCCCGGTGACCTGCAGCTCTTATACACCGAACCCGAGAAG GTCCGTAGCCAACACTATGACTTGGTTTTAAATGGCAGTGAGATAGGTGGGGGTTCTATCCGAATCCATGATGCAGAGCTCCAGCGCTACGTTCTGGCAACTTTACTGAAG